The following coding sequences are from one Lasioglossum baleicum chromosome 18, iyLasBale1, whole genome shotgun sequence window:
- the LOC143217896 gene encoding protein fem-1 homolog B: MEVIGSNGNTIEVSPSLTSIITRVYYAAKDGMAIWLYAFLSTKSPEQVNQLINQRVVENDGQQCTPLIIAARCGHDKVVKVLLDKFKPDLEQEGTVKFDRQIIEKATALFCAAAAGHLTVVKTLVAAGADINHPTANHCTPLRAACFDGRLDIVKYLIKHNADMNIANRFNSTCLMVAAYKGHLDVVAFLLEQGANPNEVQSCGATALHLASDCGHTAIVCWLLIFGAEITKNNSGMTPLLVAAERTRAEVVECLIECPVTKEEMIEAYELLGASYANSIAHKDDYPLAKAYKYLRKAMELRFSDPENIIYKNLGEPVKAYSNWKESESLEELESIEHNTNAIHMESLAIRERILGQHNLAVTYHIVIRGEIFANNLKFDRCIDLWLHVLYLKQLNNASIVKNLLMFVEVFSQMILAGVDIDFSQVLNVLTAALTELGRNKLNLSNSHSEEDIEQHVEKMELNIMSTMYILSIVTKLLTWNENKISEQDKANAYYLVHKLCALQLRLKDGQTLLHLAVNTDTLHDIYIFPCAATTKLLIRCGADVNAMDNDRDTPLHVIASCKIPINAVILMTLYSIITALEEAGAHLDTVNKWGKTPYAASSDPAGVILRSRRKLSLKCMAAKVIKTYNLPYCGKVPRSVESFIELHGPGSN; encoded by the exons ATGGAAGTGATCGGTTCGAATGGGAATACGATAGAAGTGTCACCGTCCCTTACAAGCATTATAACACGTGTTTATTATGCTGCTAAAGATGGTATGGCTATATGGCTTTATGCTTTTCTCAGCACTAAATCACCTGAACAAGTTAATCAGCTGATTAACCAGAGAGTAGTAGAAAACGACGGACAACAATGCACACCTTTAATAATAGCTGCCCGATGTGGTCATGATAAAGTGGTGAAAGTATTACTTGACAAATTCAAGCCTGATCTGGAGCAAGAGGGCACGGTGAAGTTCGATAGACAGATCATTGAGAAAGCAACCGCTCTTTTCTGCGCTGCTGCTGCAGGACATTTAACAGTTGTCAAAACTTTGGTAGCAGCGGGTGCAGATATCAATCATCCAACTGCTAATCATTGTACACCTCTGAGAGCAGCTTGTTTCGATGGGCGATTGGATATAGTcaagtatttaataaaacataATGCAGATATGAACATTGCGAATCGTTTTAATAGTACGTGTTTGATGGTTGCAGCGTACAAAGGTCACTTGGATGTT GTGGCATTTCTTTTAGAACAAGGTGCAAATCCAAATGAAGTACAAAGTTGTGGCGCCACTGCATTGCACTTAGCTTCCGACTGTGGTCATACGGCTATAGTATGCTGGTTATTGATATTCGGGGCAGAAATAACCAAGAATAATAGCGGAATGACGCCGTTGTTAGTAGCAGCAGAGCGTACCAGAGCAGAAGTTGTAGAGTGCTTGATAGAATGCCCAGTCACTAAAGAGGAAATGATTGAGGCGTACGAACTTCTAGGCGCTTCTTACGCGAACAGTATAGCGCACAAAGATGATTATCCTTTAGCAAAGGCATACAAATATTTGCGAAAAGCGATGGAACTTAG GTTTAGCGATCCTGAAAACATAATCTACAAAAATTTAGGTGAACCAGTGAAGGCGTACAGTAACTGGAAGGAAAGTGAATCATTGGAAGAACTGGAAAGCATTGAGCATAATACAAATGCTATTCATATGGAGTCGTTAGCTATTCGAGAGAGGATTCtag GGCAGCATAATCTGGCAGTAACATATCACATAGTCATCAGAGGTGAAATATTTGCAAACAATTTAAAATTTGATAGATGTATTGATCTGTGGCTTCATGTTCTCTATCTAAAGCAGTTAAATAATGCCTCGATTGTAAAGAATCTTCTTATGTTCGTAGAG GTATTCTCGCAAATGATACTTGCAGGAGTTGATATTGATTTCTCTCAAGTTTTGAATGTATTGACGGCTGCTCTAACAGAACTTGGCCGCAATAAATTGAATCTCAGTAATTCCCACTCGGAAGAAGACATTGAACAGCATGTT GAAAAAATGGAATTAAACATCATGAGTACAATGTACATACTCTCGATAGTAACGAAACTCTTAACATggaacgaaaataaaatatcagaACAAGATAAAGCGAATGCATATTATCTAGTTCACAAACTCTGTGCTCTGCAATTGCGCTTGAAGGATGGACAAACATTGTTGCATCTTGCCGTAAATACTGATACACTTCATGATATTTACAT ATTTCCATGTGCAGCAACAACAAAATTACTTATACGTTGTGGAGCTGATGTAAATGCGATGGACAATGATAGGGACACTCCGTTGCACGTGATTGCTAGTTGCAAAATACCAATTAA TGCCGTTATTTTAATGACCCTTTACTCGATCATTACGGCACTCGAAGAAGCTGGAGCACATCTGGACACTGTAAATAAATGGGGTAAAACTCCTTACGCAGCTTCTTCAG ATCCAGCAGGAGTAATATTAAGGAGTCGAAGAAAATTATCACTGAAATGCATGGCTGCGAAGGTAATAAAAACTTACAATTTACCATACTGTGGAAAAGTGCCACGTTCTGTGGAAAGTTTTATCGAATTACACGGACCGGGAAGTAATTAA